The following proteins are encoded in a genomic region of Nicotiana sylvestris chromosome 4, ASM39365v2, whole genome shotgun sequence:
- the LOC104215448 gene encoding putative late blight resistance protein homolog R1B-17 isoform X1: protein MTDYYTWQLRLLKKAALAPQHLTSDDNEVGVIKEEAQKMIMPPIEGPEDRENEVVGVVKKEAQKVILPPIEGPEDQDNEVVGVIKEEAQKVIMRLIEGPGDLNIVPIVGMIGLGKTTLARKIYYDPQISGEFPNKIWINVGQSYDKKKIFLNILGGLMKRSIEEYRYKEDVWEAAVVNSVKEVFPENKKGHRIMMTTRLEYVATNANEDPHYLEFLTPNESFKLLELKVFGRRRCPDDLLVFGKSIASKCSGLPLSLVVIAKKLKHRKDRSTWKLIEKDVWHPLLNEDDPESCLEAVKLSYDHLSHEMKVCFLYCGAFPHGFDIPAWKLIRLWIAERLIRPEPPYTLEETAERYLNNLVGRNLLMVKKKSFDGQIKTCHIHDLLHEFCKAEANRKRILQEVCPTPHKDILTRQAVYTSQGLCIQPSVLHDFLSAKPVAEPVRSFYCFSSKQTQTKLSSDDIQLFEKAFPLIRVLDIECLKFRFIKEFYHLIYLRYLAISGDFNDLPVEVGRFWNLQTLIVNSSAEVSSLDIKADIWSMLKLMHLHTNIPARLPPPPTPNRNNQGMTFL from the coding sequence CATCTTACTTCGGATGATAACGAAGTTGGTGTTATTAAGGAGGAAGCGCAAAAAATGATCATGCCACCCATTGAAGGACCAGAGGATCGAGAGAACGAAGTTGTTGGTGTTGTTAAGAAGGAAGCACAAAAAGTGATCTTGCCACCCATTGAAGGACCAGAGGATCAAGATAACGAAGTTGTTGGTGTTATTAAGGAGGAAGCACAAAAAGTGATCATGCGACTCATTGAAGGACCAGGGGATCTAAATATTGTTCCCATTGTGGGTATGATTGGACTTGGCAAAACTACACTTGCACGAAAAATCTATTATGATCCTCAAATTTCAGGCGAGTTTCCGAACAAGATTTGGATCAATGTCGGCCAGTCATACGACAAAAAGAAGATATTTCTTAATATTCTCGGAGGGCTCATGAAACGAAGCATCGAAGAATATCGATATAAGGAAGATGTTTGGGAGGCAGCAGTTGTAAATTCTGTCAAGGAAGTTTTTCCAGAAAACAAAAAAGGCCACCGAATCATGATGACCACTCGCCTAGAATACGTGGCTACTAATGCTAATGAGGATCCTCATTATCTGGAATTTCTGACTCCAAATGAAAGTTTCAAGTTGTTGGAACTGAAAGTTTTTGGCCGGAGAAGATGTCCTGATGACTTACTAGTATTTGGAAAAAGCATTGCATCAAAATGTAGTGGATTGCCACTTTCGCTAGTGGTAATTGCAAAAAAATTAAAACATCGTAAGGACAGAAGTACTTGGAAACTAATTGAAAAAGATGTGTGGCATCCTCTTTTAAATGAAGATGACCCTGAAAGCTGCTTGGAAGCAGTAAAGTTGAGTTACGATCACCTGTCCCATGAAATGAAGGTGTGCTTCTTGTATTGTGGTGCTTTTCCTCACGGCTTTGATATCCCTGCTTGGAAATTGATTCGCTTGTGGATCGCTGAGCGCTTGATAAGGCCCGAACCGCCATACACGCTTGAGGAGACAGCAGAGCGTTATTTGAACAACCTTGTTGGTAGGAACTTGCTGATGGTGAAGAAGAAGAGTTTTGATGGCCAAATAAAAACATGTCACATTCACGACTTGTTGCATGAGTTCTGCAAAGCAGAGGCTAATAGAAAAAGGATTCTTCAAGAAGTATGTCCAACACCCCACAAGGATATCCTTACGAGACAAGCAGTGTATACTTCTCAAGGATTGTGCATTCAACCCTCTGTTCTACACGATTTTCTCTCGGCAAAACCAGTTGCTGAGCCTGTTAGATCTTTCTACTGTTTTTCCTCTAAACAAACACAAACCAAGTTGTCGTCTGATGACATCCAACTCTTCGAGAAAGCATTTCCATTAATCAGGGTCTTGGACATTGAATGCCTGAAATTTCGTTTCATCAAGGAATTTTATCACCTAATTTATTTGAGGTATCTTGCTATTTCAGGTGACTTCAATGACCTTCCAGTGGAAGTTGGTAGATTTTGGAATTTACAAACTCTTATAGTTAATTCGAGTGCAGAAGTATCCAGTCTTGACATAAAAGCAGATATTTGGAGCATGTTAAAGTTGATGCATCTTCACACCAATATCCCTGCAAGATTGCCGCCCCCTCCTACCCCCAACAG
- the LOC104215448 gene encoding putative disease resistance RPP13-like protein 2 isoform X2: protein MTDYYTWQLRLLKKAALAPQHLTSDDNEVGVIKEEAQKMIMPPIEGPEDRENEVVGVVKKEAQKVILPPIEGPEDQDNEVVGVIKEEAQKVIMRLIEGPGDLNIVPIVGMIGLGKTTLARKIYYDPQISGEFPNKIWINVGQSYDKKKIFLNILGGLMKRSIEEYRYKEDVWEAAVVNSVKEVFPENKKGHRIMMTTRLEYVATNANEDPHYLEFLTPNESFKLLELKVFGRRRCPDDLLVFGKSIASKCSGLPLSLVVIAKKLKHRKDRSTWKLIEKDVWHPLLNEDDPESCLEAVKLSYDHLSHEMKVCFLYCGAFPHGFDIPAWKLIRLWIAERLIRPEPPYTLEETAERYLNNLVGRNLLMVKKKSFDGQIKTCHIHDLLHEFCKAEANRKRILQEVCPTPHKDILTRQAVYTSQGLCIQPSVLHDFLSAKPVAEPVRSFYCFSSKQTQTKLSSDDIQLFEKAFPLIRVTSMTFQWKLVDFGIYKLL, encoded by the exons CATCTTACTTCGGATGATAACGAAGTTGGTGTTATTAAGGAGGAAGCGCAAAAAATGATCATGCCACCCATTGAAGGACCAGAGGATCGAGAGAACGAAGTTGTTGGTGTTGTTAAGAAGGAAGCACAAAAAGTGATCTTGCCACCCATTGAAGGACCAGAGGATCAAGATAACGAAGTTGTTGGTGTTATTAAGGAGGAAGCACAAAAAGTGATCATGCGACTCATTGAAGGACCAGGGGATCTAAATATTGTTCCCATTGTGGGTATGATTGGACTTGGCAAAACTACACTTGCACGAAAAATCTATTATGATCCTCAAATTTCAGGCGAGTTTCCGAACAAGATTTGGATCAATGTCGGCCAGTCATACGACAAAAAGAAGATATTTCTTAATATTCTCGGAGGGCTCATGAAACGAAGCATCGAAGAATATCGATATAAGGAAGATGTTTGGGAGGCAGCAGTTGTAAATTCTGTCAAGGAAGTTTTTCCAGAAAACAAAAAAGGCCACCGAATCATGATGACCACTCGCCTAGAATACGTGGCTACTAATGCTAATGAGGATCCTCATTATCTGGAATTTCTGACTCCAAATGAAAGTTTCAAGTTGTTGGAACTGAAAGTTTTTGGCCGGAGAAGATGTCCTGATGACTTACTAGTATTTGGAAAAAGCATTGCATCAAAATGTAGTGGATTGCCACTTTCGCTAGTGGTAATTGCAAAAAAATTAAAACATCGTAAGGACAGAAGTACTTGGAAACTAATTGAAAAAGATGTGTGGCATCCTCTTTTAAATGAAGATGACCCTGAAAGCTGCTTGGAAGCAGTAAAGTTGAGTTACGATCACCTGTCCCATGAAATGAAGGTGTGCTTCTTGTATTGTGGTGCTTTTCCTCACGGCTTTGATATCCCTGCTTGGAAATTGATTCGCTTGTGGATCGCTGAGCGCTTGATAAGGCCCGAACCGCCATACACGCTTGAGGAGACAGCAGAGCGTTATTTGAACAACCTTGTTGGTAGGAACTTGCTGATGGTGAAGAAGAAGAGTTTTGATGGCCAAATAAAAACATGTCACATTCACGACTTGTTGCATGAGTTCTGCAAAGCAGAGGCTAATAGAAAAAGGATTCTTCAAGAAGTATGTCCAACACCCCACAAGGATATCCTTACGAGACAAGCAGTGTATACTTCTCAAGGATTGTGCATTCAACCCTCTGTTCTACACGATTTTCTCTCGGCAAAACCAGTTGCTGAGCCTGTTAGATCTTTCTACTGTTTTTCCTCTAAACAAACACAAACCAAGTTGTCGTCTGATGACATCCAACTCTTCGAGAAAGCATTTCCATTAATCAGG GTGACTTCAATGACCTTCCAGTGGAAGTTGGTAGATTTTGGAATTTACAAACTCTTATAG